Proteins encoded in a region of the Halothiobacillus diazotrophicus genome:
- a CDS encoding efflux RND transporter permease subunit, with amino-acid sequence MSSSGGFRSGFNLSALAVRERAVTLYFIILVALAGVYAFVSLGRAEDPAFTLKVMLVSAQWSGATAREMQDQVADPLEKALQDVPYFDKVETVSRPGNVYMRVSFREDTPPDQVQAVYYQVRKHLGDVAPDLPKGVQGPYFNDDFSDVYFTLYALTAPGLPPRDLAREAERLRSDALQVPGVAKAHILGEQPERVYVDVDPHKLQTLGIPMTLVQQALAAQNAVAPAGLIETAGPRLYLRIDAGYRPDQPGLTARIENTPIAVNGRVIRLGDIARVHRGYADPPSFLIEDNDTPAIMVGVIMGKNVNGLALGERLSRFESAERQRLPVGIQLHKVTDQANAIRLAVNTFQLKFFIALGVVMLVGFLSLGLRAGLVVALAVPLTLSITFAVMLMTGKNLDRITLGALILSLGLLVDDAIIAIEMMLVKLEEGYSRTDAAAAAWRITAAPMLVGTLITVVGFVPIGFAQSNVGEYAGNIFWILAISLLASWWVAVVFTPYLGVKLLPAVVPHPEGGAGMYQSPVYRGLRRVVTFCVDRRGWVAMATLLLFVGAVFVMGKGVAKQFFPSSDRPELLIDINLPEGASFQTTERVAHEVAKALKGAPELASLSTYIGQGAPRFFLALNPELPDPAFAKIIAVAHDAAGRDRLQAMLQKKIDEGDFSEARVRPHPLLYGPPVIWPVQFRVMGPDIAELRRIGDQVRAIMAENPHTIDPHLAWGEQVPVLFLTLDQARLAALGLTPQGIAEQTRLLLSGTKVTELRENIRTVALMARGLPAEARQLSQLTTLPIRMDNGRTVPLGQLGAIAVHYEYPVLERRNREPYINVDSEVTGAQPPDVTQAIWGKLADLRAHLPLDYQIQIGGSVEESAKAQASIAKVMPVMVMLMLTLIMLIMRSFPGMFMVLLTAPLGLIGAVIALSLFDQPFGFVALLGLIGLAGILMRNTLILVGQIHENERQGLDRRTAVIEATIRRARPVVLTALAAMLAFIPLTESTFWGPLAFTLIGGIFGGTFLTILFLPAMYALWFRVKPQVG; translated from the coding sequence GTGAGTTCCTCCGGCGGTTTCCGTTCGGGGTTCAACCTGTCGGCGCTGGCGGTGCGCGAGCGGGCCGTCACCCTGTATTTCATCATTCTGGTCGCCCTGGCGGGGGTCTATGCCTTCGTTTCCCTCGGTCGCGCGGAGGATCCGGCCTTCACCCTCAAGGTGATGCTGGTCTCGGCCCAATGGTCGGGCGCCACGGCCCGGGAAATGCAGGATCAGGTCGCCGACCCGCTCGAAAAGGCTCTGCAGGACGTGCCGTATTTCGACAAGGTCGAGACGGTTTCCCGGCCGGGCAACGTCTACATGCGCGTCTCGTTTCGGGAGGACACGCCGCCCGATCAGGTGCAGGCCGTCTATTACCAGGTGCGCAAGCATCTGGGCGACGTGGCGCCCGATCTGCCGAAGGGGGTGCAGGGACCTTATTTCAACGACGATTTTTCCGACGTCTATTTCACCCTGTATGCGCTGACCGCGCCCGGCCTCCCGCCGCGGGATCTGGCCCGTGAAGCGGAGCGCCTTCGCTCGGATGCGTTGCAGGTGCCCGGGGTGGCCAAGGCGCATATCCTGGGCGAGCAGCCGGAGCGGGTGTATGTCGACGTCGATCCCCACAAGTTGCAGACGCTGGGGATCCCGATGACCCTCGTCCAACAGGCGCTGGCCGCGCAGAATGCGGTCGCGCCGGCGGGGTTGATCGAGACGGCCGGTCCGCGTCTGTACCTGCGGATCGACGCCGGCTACCGCCCGGACCAGCCGGGCCTGACCGCCCGGATCGAAAACACGCCGATCGCCGTGAACGGTCGGGTGATCCGCCTGGGCGACATCGCCCGCGTCCACCGGGGTTACGCCGACCCGCCGAGTTTCCTGATCGAGGATAACGACACGCCCGCCATCATGGTCGGCGTGATCATGGGCAAGAACGTCAACGGCCTGGCACTGGGCGAGCGGCTCAGCCGGTTCGAGTCGGCCGAACGGCAGCGCCTGCCCGTGGGTATCCAGTTGCACAAGGTGACCGATCAGGCCAATGCGATTCGTCTGGCCGTGAACACCTTCCAGCTCAAGTTCTTCATCGCCTTGGGCGTGGTGATGCTGGTGGGCTTTCTTTCCCTGGGGCTGCGGGCCGGACTCGTGGTTGCGCTGGCCGTGCCGCTGACGCTGAGCATCACCTTCGCCGTGATGCTCATGACGGGCAAGAACCTCGATCGCATCACGCTGGGTGCGCTGATCCTGTCGCTGGGCTTGCTGGTCGACGACGCGATCATTGCCATCGAGATGATGCTGGTGAAGCTTGAGGAGGGATACAGTCGAACCGATGCGGCGGCCGCCGCCTGGCGGATCACGGCGGCCCCGATGCTGGTCGGCACGCTGATCACGGTCGTCGGGTTCGTGCCGATCGGTTTCGCTCAGTCGAATGTCGGGGAGTACGCCGGGAACATCTTCTGGATTCTGGCGATTTCCCTGCTGGCGTCCTGGTGGGTGGCGGTCGTGTTTACGCCCTACCTCGGCGTGAAGTTGTTGCCGGCGGTCGTGCCGCATCCCGAAGGTGGGGCGGGTATGTACCAGTCTCCGGTCTATCGCGGGTTGCGCCGCGTGGTCACGTTCTGCGTCGACCGCCGGGGTTGGGTGGCGATGGCCACGCTGTTGTTGTTCGTCGGGGCTGTGTTCGTGATGGGCAAGGGTGTAGCCAAGCAGTTTTTCCCCAGTTCCGACCGGCCCGAGCTGTTGATCGACATCAATCTGCCCGAGGGCGCATCGTTCCAGACCACGGAGCGCGTGGCCCACGAAGTGGCGAAGGCGCTCAAGGGCGCGCCGGAACTGGCCTCGCTGTCGACCTATATCGGGCAGGGCGCCCCGCGCTTCTTCCTCGCGCTGAACCCCGAACTGCCCGATCCCGCCTTCGCCAAGATCATCGCCGTGGCGCACGATGCGGCTGGCCGGGATCGTCTTCAGGCGATGCTGCAGAAAAAGATCGACGAAGGCGATTTCTCCGAGGCGCGCGTCCGGCCGCATCCGCTGCTATACGGCCCGCCGGTCATCTGGCCGGTGCAGTTCCGGGTGATGGGGCCGGATATCGCCGAACTGCGTCGGATCGGCGACCAGGTGCGCGCCATCATGGCGGAGAACCCCCATACCATCGATCCGCATCTGGCCTGGGGCGAGCAGGTGCCCGTGCTGTTCCTGACGCTCGATCAGGCGCGGCTGGCGGCTCTGGGGCTGACGCCGCAGGGTATCGCCGAACAGACCCGGTTACTGTTGTCGGGAACCAAGGTGACCGAACTGCGCGAAAACATCCGCACCGTCGCGCTGATGGCACGTGGCCTGCCTGCCGAGGCGCGTCAGCTATCGCAACTGACGACCCTGCCGATCCGGATGGACAATGGTCGGACGGTACCGCTCGGGCAGTTGGGGGCGATTGCAGTGCATTACGAATATCCGGTGCTTGAGCGCCGCAATCGGGAGCCTTATATCAATGTCGACAGCGAGGTAACCGGGGCGCAGCCGCCGGACGTCACCCAGGCAATCTGGGGCAAGCTGGCCGATCTGCGCGCGCACCTGCCACTGGATTACCAGATCCAGATCGGCGGCTCGGTGGAGGAGTCCGCCAAAGCCCAGGCGTCCATTGCCAAGGTCATGCCCGTGATGGTCATGCTGATGCTGACGCTCATCATGCTGATCATGCGTTCCTTCCCCGGCATGTTCATGGTGCTGCTCACCGCACCGCTGGGGCTGATCGGTGCGGTGATCGCGCTTTCGTTGTTCGATCAGCCTTTCGGCTTCGTGGCCCTGCTGGGGCTGATCGGGCTGGCCGGAATCCTGATGCGCAATACCCTGATCCTGGTCGGGCAGATCCACGAAAACGAGCGCCAGGGTCTGGATCGGCGGACGGCAGTGATCGAGGCGACCATCCGCCGCGCTCGCCCAGTCGTGCTGACGGCGCTGGCGGCGATGCTGGCCTTCATTCCTTTGACCGAGAGCACCTTCTGGGGGCCGCTGGCGTTTACCTTGATCGGCGGCATCTTCGGCGGAACCTTCCTGACGATCCTGTTCCTGCCGGCAATGTACGCCCTGTGGTTCCGGGTGAAACCGCAGGTCGGGTAA
- a CDS encoding efflux RND transporter periplasmic adaptor subunit, whose translation MNDSRPIYPRAVRGVIPSAPWRRVLLALLAIGVSGCQDRAAQTGSDLPPLIVRTAPIQAGTLAQPDLTGTVVAQIQSALGFQVSGRIAARLVDRGQAVSAGTVLARLDPDELTARVNASEAQWQQISAQVRFAQQNYDRLKSLLARKLASQQDFDQASSMLKAAQAGEHAARAQLDQARLSLGYATLKAPFDGVVTAIRADRGDMVSSGQPVLTLAASGPRQVLVDVPAQRLDALPKTAEALPYGRTDTLTATYFSTEGAADPKTRTWAVRYQLADQANVRLGQTVTLHFPAQSVRKTVPIAAIQGEGQQGVVFVVRDGKVHRTPVTVIQLEADRAVIDTPLPVGTPVVAVGINRLHDGEAVRVQPGLGA comes from the coding sequence ATGAACGATTCGAGACCGATTTACCCTCGGGCTGTCCGAGGCGTAATCCCCAGTGCCCCATGGCGGCGAGTATTGCTGGCGTTGCTGGCCATCGGTGTGTCGGGGTGCCAGGATCGGGCGGCTCAGACGGGGAGCGATCTGCCGCCCCTGATCGTCCGTACGGCCCCGATCCAGGCGGGAACCCTTGCCCAGCCGGATCTCACGGGCACCGTGGTCGCACAGATCCAGAGCGCCCTGGGCTTTCAGGTCAGTGGTCGCATTGCGGCGCGATTGGTCGACCGGGGGCAGGCCGTGTCGGCCGGCACGGTGCTGGCGCGACTCGATCCGGACGAATTGACAGCCCGCGTCAACGCCAGCGAGGCACAATGGCAGCAGATTTCGGCGCAGGTCCGATTTGCCCAGCAGAACTATGATCGCCTCAAGTCCCTGTTGGCCCGCAAGCTGGCGAGTCAGCAGGATTTCGATCAGGCGAGCAGCATGCTCAAGGCGGCCCAGGCAGGGGAGCATGCGGCCCGCGCCCAGCTGGATCAGGCGCGCCTTTCCCTGGGTTATGCCACGCTCAAGGCGCCCTTCGACGGGGTGGTCACGGCCATTCGGGCCGATCGCGGCGATATGGTGTCGAGCGGCCAGCCGGTGTTGACCCTGGCGGCGAGTGGGCCGCGTCAGGTTCTGGTGGACGTTCCGGCACAACGACTGGATGCATTGCCGAAAACGGCGGAAGCCCTGCCTTATGGTCGTACCGACACGCTGACGGCGACCTATTTCTCGACCGAGGGCGCGGCCGACCCCAAGACGCGAACCTGGGCGGTTCGCTATCAGCTGGCCGACCAGGCCAACGTGCGCCTGGGGCAGACGGTGACACTGCATTTCCCGGCGCAGTCGGTCCGGAAAACCGTGCCGATCGCGGCCATTCAGGGTGAGGGGCAGCAGGGCGTGGTGTTCGTGGTGCGCGATGGCAAGGTGCATCGGACCCCGGTCACCGTGATCCAGCTCGAAGCCGATCGGGCGGTCATCGACACGCCGTTGCCGGTGGGCACCCCGGTCGTGGCGGTCGGCATCAACCGGCTGCATGATGGCGAGGCGGTCCGGGTCCAGCCGGGGCTCGGCGCGTGA
- a CDS encoding cryptochrome/photolyase family protein has protein sequence MTTIVWFRQDLRLSDHPAFSAALDRLAENASRIIPVYILDEGSPRLGGAARWWLHHSLAGLQADLARRGSRLILRHGDAETEIASLLQETGATAVYWNRRYDPEGIRQDQAIKSRLKERGIDAQSFVGNYLHEPWQVLNRQGEPFRVFTPYWKALVAAGIDDAPLPDLPDTLPPVPENLASAALSALPLLPAIPWDRAFPEYWQPGEQGAWARFDAFLPRIESYADGRNALDGTGVSRLSPHLRFGEITPRQISAALFSRYPHPLEVPGVEHFLRELGWREFGNYLLFHEPQTVSEPLNPRFADFPWRDAPDDLRAWQRGETGIPVVDAAMRALWTTGWMHNRARMIVASFLTKNLLLDWRLGADWFMDTLVDADPGSNTAGWQWTAGSGADAAPYFRIFNPILQAEKFDPDGRFIRQWLPELARADTKTLFAPWQASSNALGRAGIRLGETYPEPIVDLAGSRTRALDAFARIKSAAAH, from the coding sequence ATGACGACGATCGTCTGGTTCCGACAGGATCTTCGCCTCTCGGATCATCCCGCATTCTCGGCCGCGCTGGACCGTCTGGCGGAAAATGCCTCTCGCATCATACCCGTTTACATTCTCGATGAGGGATCGCCCCGACTCGGCGGTGCTGCCCGCTGGTGGCTGCATCACAGTCTGGCGGGCCTGCAGGCGGATCTTGCGCGCCGCGGCAGCCGGTTGATCCTGCGCCACGGCGACGCCGAAACCGAAATCGCCAGCCTGTTGCAGGAAACAGGCGCCACGGCCGTGTACTGGAACCGGCGGTACGACCCCGAGGGCATCCGGCAGGATCAGGCGATCAAGAGCCGACTCAAAGAGCGCGGCATCGACGCCCAATCCTTTGTCGGCAATTATCTGCACGAACCCTGGCAGGTGCTGAATCGCCAGGGCGAACCCTTCCGGGTATTCACTCCCTACTGGAAGGCGCTGGTCGCGGCAGGTATCGATGACGCCCCGCTACCCGACCTGCCCGACACCCTGCCTCCGGTTCCCGAGAACCTAGCCAGCGCAGCCTTGTCCGCATTGCCCCTGCTGCCCGCCATCCCCTGGGATCGCGCCTTCCCCGAATACTGGCAACCCGGAGAACAGGGCGCCTGGGCGCGCTTCGACGCATTCCTGCCCCGGATCGAATCCTATGCCGACGGGCGCAACGCCCTCGATGGCACGGGCGTCTCCCGTCTGTCGCCACATCTGCGTTTCGGCGAGATCACGCCCCGGCAGATTTCGGCAGCCCTATTCAGCCGGTATCCTCATCCGCTGGAAGTACCCGGTGTCGAGCATTTCCTGCGGGAACTCGGCTGGCGCGAATTCGGCAACTATCTGCTCTTTCACGAACCCCAGACCGTATCGGAACCCCTGAATCCCCGATTTGCCGACTTTCCCTGGCGCGACGCGCCTGACGACCTGCGCGCCTGGCAACGCGGCGAGACGGGCATACCGGTCGTGGATGCCGCCATGCGCGCCCTATGGACCACCGGCTGGATGCACAACCGCGCGCGGATGATCGTCGCCTCCTTCCTGACCAAGAACCTGCTGCTCGACTGGCGCCTGGGCGCCGACTGGTTCATGGACACGCTGGTGGATGCCGATCCGGGCAGCAACACCGCAGGCTGGCAGTGGACTGCAGGCTCGGGGGCCGATGCGGCGCCCTACTTCCGGATCTTCAACCCGATCCTGCAGGCGGAAAAATTCGATCCGGACGGCAGATTCATCCGCCAATGGCTGCCCGAGCTCGCCCGGGCGGACACCAAGACCCTGTTCGCCCCTTGGCAGGCAAGCAGCAATGCCCTGGGTCGGGCGGGCATCCGCCTGGGCGAAACCTATCCCGAACCCATCGTCGATCTGGCCGGCAGCCGCACGCGTGCGCTCGACGCCTTCGCCCGGATCAAGTCGGCGGCGGCCCACTGA
- a CDS encoding TOBE domain-containing protein: protein MSIYSEKHIGDFVVPLALRLGEQEISHRRLKLLEAVQAEGSISAAAKAIGMTYKAAWDAVDAINNLAGRPIVVVQHGGAGGGGAALSPAGVQLVDSFKRLGHLQSQLMALFDQHDISGDLNVIRSLFMKTSARNTLSGTITSIQRGAVNTEVVLGIQGGDALVAIITNGSADSMNLAVGQSAYALIKSSFVLVTTEKVKTSARNQLCGTIERVTEGAVNSEVVIALAGGNTLTAIITEGGAESLGLKVGAPACALIKASLIILGVDS from the coding sequence ATGTCGATATATAGTGAGAAACATATTGGTGATTTCGTGGTGCCGCTGGCCCTGCGGCTTGGCGAGCAGGAAATCTCGCACCGGCGCCTGAAGCTGTTGGAAGCGGTCCAGGCGGAAGGCTCGATCAGTGCGGCGGCCAAGGCGATCGGCATGACCTACAAGGCGGCCTGGGACGCGGTGGACGCCATCAACAACCTCGCCGGCCGGCCGATCGTGGTCGTCCAGCACGGCGGGGCCGGCGGTGGCGGCGCGGCACTGTCCCCCGCGGGCGTGCAGCTGGTCGATTCGTTCAAGCGGCTCGGCCACCTGCAGAGCCAGTTGATGGCCCTGTTCGATCAGCACGACATCAGCGGCGATCTCAACGTGATCCGGAGCCTCTTCATGAAAACGAGCGCACGCAACACCCTGTCCGGCACGATCACGTCGATCCAGCGCGGCGCCGTCAACACCGAAGTGGTGCTCGGCATTCAGGGCGGCGACGCGCTGGTGGCCATCATCACCAACGGCAGCGCGGACAGCATGAACCTCGCCGTCGGCCAGTCCGCCTACGCGTTGATCAAGTCGAGTTTCGTGCTGGTGACCACGGAGAAGGTGAAGACCTCAGCCCGCAACCAGCTGTGCGGCACGATCGAACGCGTCACCGAAGGTGCCGTGAACAGCGAGGTGGTCATCGCGCTGGCCGGGGGCAACACCCTGACCGCGATCATCACCGAGGGCGGCGCCGAATCGCTGGGACTGAAAGTCGGCGCGCCGGCCTGTGCGCTGATCAAGGCCAGCCTGATCATCCTGGGCGTGGACAGCTAA